One Mycolicibacterium parafortuitum DNA segment encodes these proteins:
- a CDS encoding energy-coupling factor ABC transporter ATP-binding protein translates to MGDAVTVPAIGIRGLRYSYPGGHEALGGIDLDIAAGERVALLGPNGAGKTTLMLHLNGVLTATAGTVEIGGHTLSRNTIRDIRRRVGLVFQDPDDQLFMPTLAQDVAFGPANFGLRGAELDARVAHALAVVSMTELADRSPAHMSGGQRRRAALATVLACEPEVLVLDEPSANLDPVARRELAETLAGLDATMLIVTHDLPYAAQLCDRAIVMDGGVIVADGPVAEVLSDADLLAAHRLELPWGFSVAPAPARPPSAGGC, encoded by the coding sequence ATGGGCGACGCTGTGACCGTCCCCGCCATCGGGATCCGCGGGCTGCGGTACAGCTACCCGGGTGGACACGAGGCGCTGGGCGGCATCGACCTCGACATCGCCGCAGGGGAGCGCGTCGCGCTGCTCGGACCCAACGGCGCGGGCAAGACCACGCTGATGCTGCACCTCAACGGAGTGCTCACCGCGACGGCCGGCACCGTCGAGATCGGCGGACACACGCTGTCGCGCAACACGATCCGCGACATCCGGCGCAGGGTCGGGCTGGTGTTCCAGGATCCCGACGACCAGCTGTTCATGCCGACGCTCGCGCAGGATGTCGCGTTCGGCCCGGCCAACTTCGGCCTGCGCGGCGCCGAGCTGGACGCCCGGGTCGCACACGCCCTCGCCGTCGTGTCGATGACCGAGCTCGCCGACCGCAGCCCGGCACACATGTCAGGCGGCCAGCGGCGCAGAGCCGCGCTGGCCACCGTGCTGGCCTGCGAACCCGAGGTGCTGGTGCTCGACGAACCGTCGGCCAACCTGGACCCGGTCGCGCGGCGGGAGCTGGCCGAGACGCTGGCCGGTCTGGACGCGACGATGCTGATCGTCACCCATGATCTGCCTTACGCCGCGCAGCTGTGCGATCGCGCGATCGTGATGGACGGCGGCGTCATCGTCGCCGACGGGCCGGTGGCCGAGGTGCTGTCGGACGCCGACCTGCTCGCCGCGCACCGGCTCGAACTGCCGTGGGGTTTCAGCGTCGCGCCGGCGCCGGCGCGGCCACCGTCGGCAGGCGGATGCTGA
- a CDS encoding sigma-70 family RNA polymerase sigma factor translates to MTATVKDPVLQRFERDVLPLTDQLYRAARRYTGNAIDAEDLVQETMMKSYRAFHQFEDGTNVRAWLFRIMTNTWIKSHRRAECRPKEVLSDELTDAQLHAQLNHSSTGSASAELAALEALGDDEVRDALGALRTEQRLVVYYADVEGLSYQEIADVLDIPKGTVMSRLHRGRRALRSLLADVAADRGYRRDPAACA, encoded by the coding sequence ATGACCGCGACAGTGAAAGACCCAGTGCTGCAACGCTTCGAGCGTGACGTGCTGCCATTGACCGACCAGCTCTACCGCGCGGCCCGGCGCTACACCGGTAACGCCATCGACGCCGAGGACCTGGTGCAGGAGACGATGATGAAGTCCTACAGGGCATTTCATCAGTTCGAGGACGGCACCAACGTTCGGGCGTGGCTGTTCCGAATCATGACGAACACCTGGATCAAGTCGCATCGGCGCGCCGAGTGTCGACCCAAGGAGGTGCTCTCCGACGAGCTGACCGATGCGCAACTGCATGCGCAGCTGAACCACTCGTCGACGGGATCGGCGTCAGCGGAGCTCGCGGCGCTCGAAGCGCTCGGCGACGACGAGGTCAGGGACGCGCTCGGTGCGCTACGCACCGAGCAGCGCCTGGTCGTGTACTACGCCGACGTCGAGGGGCTGAGCTATCAAGAGATCGCCGACGTCCTCGACATCCCGAAGGGCACGGTGATGTCGCGGCTGCACCGTGGCAGGCGCGCGCTGCGCAGCCTGCTGGCCGACGTCGCGGCCGACCGCGGTTACCGGCGCGACCCGGCGGCTTGTGCCTAA
- the mtr gene encoding mycothione reductase, whose amino-acid sequence MADFDIAIIGTGSGNSILDERYVDKRVAICEKGVFGGTCLNVGCIPTKMFVYSAGVAEQIRESSRFGVDGRIDAVRWPDIVSRVFGRIDPLAAGGEQYRRSSPNVEVFDSHTRFAGPDDGDGYRLRTDDGDEFTAAQVVLAAGARATVPPAILDCGVAHHTSDTIMRISELPEHLVIVGGGFVAAEFAHVFSALGSRVTIVLRGTTMLTHCDDTICERFTDIAGKKWEIRSRRNIVGGSSDDSGVTLRLDDGATLRADALLVATGRVPNGDLLDAHLAGVEVTDGRVTVDEYQRTTARNVFALGDVSSPFQLKHVANHEARVVKHNLLQDWDDTENLMPANHRFVPSAVFTEPQIASVGLTENEARAAGYRIRSKVQDYADVAYGWAMEDATGFAKLIVDDDSGLLLGAHIMGHQASSIIQPLIQAMAFDLPAQDMARGQYWIHPALPEVVENALLALCGEPPWPPGRRH is encoded by the coding sequence ATGGCTGACTTCGACATCGCCATCATCGGCACGGGGTCGGGCAACTCGATCCTCGACGAACGCTATGTGGACAAGCGGGTGGCGATCTGCGAGAAGGGCGTCTTCGGTGGCACCTGCCTCAACGTGGGCTGCATCCCGACCAAGATGTTCGTCTACTCGGCAGGGGTGGCCGAACAGATCAGGGAGTCAAGCAGATTCGGCGTCGACGGACGCATCGACGCGGTGCGCTGGCCTGACATCGTGTCCCGGGTGTTCGGCCGGATCGACCCGCTGGCCGCCGGTGGCGAACAGTACCGGCGCTCGTCACCGAACGTCGAGGTGTTCGACAGCCACACCCGCTTCGCCGGGCCCGACGACGGCGACGGCTACCGGCTGCGCACCGACGACGGCGACGAGTTCACCGCCGCGCAGGTGGTACTCGCCGCCGGGGCCCGCGCGACCGTGCCGCCGGCGATCCTCGACTGCGGCGTCGCCCATCACACCAGCGACACCATCATGCGGATCTCGGAACTGCCCGAGCATCTGGTGATCGTCGGCGGCGGTTTCGTCGCCGCGGAGTTCGCACACGTGTTCTCCGCGTTGGGATCCCGCGTGACGATCGTGCTGCGTGGCACAACAATGCTCACCCATTGTGACGACACGATCTGCGAGCGTTTCACCGACATCGCGGGCAAGAAGTGGGAGATCCGTAGCCGCCGCAACATCGTCGGGGGTAGTTCCGACGACAGCGGGGTCACGCTGCGCCTCGACGACGGTGCCACGTTGCGGGCCGACGCGCTGCTGGTCGCGACCGGCCGGGTGCCCAACGGCGACCTGCTCGACGCGCATCTGGCCGGGGTCGAGGTCACCGATGGCCGGGTCACCGTCGACGAGTACCAGCGCACCACCGCCCGCAACGTGTTCGCGCTCGGCGACGTCAGTTCCCCGTTCCAGCTCAAGCACGTCGCCAACCACGAAGCCAGGGTCGTCAAGCACAACCTGCTGCAGGACTGGGACGACACCGAGAACCTGATGCCGGCCAATCACCGCTTCGTGCCGTCGGCGGTGTTCACCGAACCCCAGATCGCATCGGTCGGGCTGACCGAGAACGAGGCGCGCGCGGCGGGCTACCGGATCCGGTCCAAGGTGCAGGACTACGCCGACGTCGCCTACGGGTGGGCGATGGAGGACGCCACCGGTTTCGCGAAGCTGATCGTCGACGACGACAGCGGGTTGCTGCTCGGCGCTCACATCATGGGTCATCAGGCGTCGTCGATCATCCAGCCGCTGATCCAGGCGATGGCGTTCGACCTGCCCGCCCAGGATATGGCGCGCGGGCAGTACTGGATTCATCCGGCGCTGCCCGAGGTGGTCGAGAACGCGCTGCTGGCGCTGTGTGGGGAGCCGCCCTGGCCGCCGGGACGGCGGCATTAG
- a CDS encoding sensor histidine kinase, with amino-acid sequence MRRLWQSWTLRRQLVIGVSAVVGVVLITVGTLSVVSLRSSVLGMIDVQLAAAADGGIKSVAKYRSTPGPGGALPPPGTMKPLTQLVGQAPDNVVVLIRDGEAVDSAVFGDGDAQQAAPDAVAAIAGLDWTDPTVRTVKVPGLGWYRMVSRPGDGDEFLVTGVSRAPAWDAMVRETVVVSAMTVLALVMTALGTIAIVRFALRPLRRVASTAAEVAALPLDRDNHSITPRVPNGDTDPRTEVGLVGDTLNRLLDHVEQALSDVAASDRRMRQFITDASHELRTPLAAIHGYAELTRQDSAVLPETTEYSLARIEAEARRMNALVADLLLLARLDEGQDLQSCEVDLAELVADAVNDAAVSAPTHRWSAHVPGKPVWVRGDRARLHQTLANLLSNARVHTPEGTTVTTSVRTGRGDDGIGYVEITVADDGPGIDADLLPHLFERFVRADKSRSSRTGSFGLGLSIVASIVESHGGTITARSASGTTAFSIRLPTVAAPAPARR; translated from the coding sequence ATGAGGCGCCTCTGGCAGAGCTGGACGCTGCGGCGCCAACTGGTCATCGGCGTCTCGGCCGTGGTGGGCGTCGTCCTCATCACCGTCGGCACCCTGTCGGTGGTGAGCCTGCGGAGCTCCGTGCTGGGCATGATCGACGTCCAGCTCGCCGCCGCCGCCGACGGCGGGATCAAATCGGTGGCGAAGTACCGCAGCACCCCGGGCCCCGGTGGCGCACTGCCCCCGCCGGGCACGATGAAACCGCTGACCCAACTGGTCGGGCAGGCACCCGACAACGTCGTGGTGCTGATCCGCGACGGCGAGGCGGTGGATTCCGCGGTGTTCGGCGACGGCGACGCCCAGCAGGCGGCGCCGGATGCCGTCGCCGCGATCGCCGGGCTGGACTGGACCGATCCGACGGTGCGCACCGTCAAGGTGCCCGGGCTGGGCTGGTACCGGATGGTGAGCCGACCCGGCGACGGGGACGAGTTCCTGGTCACCGGGGTGTCGCGGGCGCCCGCGTGGGATGCGATGGTGCGCGAGACGGTGGTGGTGTCCGCAATGACGGTGCTGGCGCTGGTGATGACGGCACTGGGCACCATCGCGATCGTCCGGTTCGCGCTTCGGCCGCTGAGGAGGGTCGCGTCGACGGCCGCGGAGGTGGCCGCGCTGCCGCTCGACCGTGACAACCATTCGATCACCCCGCGGGTGCCGAACGGTGACACCGACCCGCGCACCGAGGTCGGCTTGGTCGGCGACACCCTGAACCGTCTTCTCGACCATGTGGAGCAGGCGTTGTCGGACGTCGCCGCGTCCGACCGGCGGATGCGCCAGTTCATCACCGACGCGAGCCACGAACTGCGCACGCCGCTGGCCGCGATCCACGGCTACGCCGAACTGACCCGCCAGGACAGCGCGGTGCTGCCCGAGACGACCGAATATTCGCTGGCACGCATCGAGGCCGAGGCGCGCCGAATGAACGCCTTGGTCGCCGACCTGCTGCTGCTGGCCCGCCTCGACGAGGGGCAGGATCTGCAGAGCTGCGAAGTGGACCTGGCCGAGCTGGTGGCCGACGCGGTCAACGACGCGGCGGTGTCCGCACCGACCCACCGGTGGTCGGCGCACGTTCCCGGGAAGCCCGTCTGGGTGCGCGGCGACCGCGCCAGGCTGCACCAGACGCTGGCGAACCTGTTGTCCAACGCCCGGGTGCACACGCCGGAGGGCACCACGGTGACGACGTCGGTGCGCACCGGCAGGGGCGATGACGGCATCGGCTATGTCGAGATCACCGTGGCCGACGACGGGCCGGGCATCGATGCCGACCTGCTGCCGCATCTGTTCGAGCGGTTCGTGCGCGCCGACAAGTCCCGCTCCAGCCGCACGGGCAGCTTCGGGCTCGGCCTGTCCATCGTGGCGTCGATCGTCGAATCCCACGGCGGCACGATCACCGCCCGCTCGGCGTCGGGCACCACCGCGTTCAGCATCCGCCTGCCGACGGTGGCCGCGCCGGCGCCGGCGCGACGCTGA
- a CDS encoding response regulator transcription factor, giving the protein MTSAPVEDQGPRRAILGKLPRMYRADGSAIRVLLVDDERALTNLVKMALAYEGWEIDVAHDAAEAVAKYRENTPDLLVLDIMLPDMDGLGVLEQLRASGTYTPTLFLTARDSVADRVTGLTAGGDDYMTKPFSLEELVARLRGLLRRSAFLTPADDETLTVGDLVLDAASREVTRDGEAVALTSTEFELLRLLMRNQRKALDRNEILRQVWNYDFGGRSSIVDLYVSYLRKKVDAGRAPMIHTVRGVGYMLRPAQ; this is encoded by the coding sequence ATGACGTCCGCGCCGGTCGAGGATCAGGGACCCCGCCGTGCGATCCTGGGCAAACTGCCCCGGATGTACCGCGCCGACGGGTCCGCCATCCGCGTGCTGCTCGTCGACGACGAGCGCGCGCTGACCAACCTCGTCAAGATGGCGCTGGCGTACGAGGGGTGGGAGATCGATGTCGCCCACGATGCCGCCGAAGCCGTCGCGAAGTACCGCGAGAACACCCCTGACCTGCTGGTCCTGGACATCATGCTGCCCGATATGGACGGCTTGGGTGTGCTGGAACAGCTGCGCGCCTCCGGCACGTACACCCCGACGCTGTTCCTGACCGCGCGCGATTCGGTGGCCGACCGCGTGACCGGACTGACCGCGGGCGGCGACGACTACATGACCAAGCCGTTCTCGCTCGAGGAACTCGTGGCGCGGCTGCGGGGACTGTTGCGCCGGTCGGCCTTCCTGACCCCGGCCGACGACGAGACCCTGACCGTCGGGGACCTCGTCCTGGATGCGGCCAGCCGGGAGGTGACGCGCGACGGTGAGGCGGTGGCGCTGACCTCCACCGAATTCGAACTGCTGCGCCTGCTGATGCGAAATCAGCGAAAGGCGCTGGACCGCAACGAGATTCTGCGTCAAGTGTGGAACTACGATTTCGGCGGGCGCTCGAGCATCGTCGACCTGTACGTGTCGTATCTGCGGAAGAAGGTCGACGCGGGCCGGGCGCCGATGATCCACACCGTGCGCGGGGTCGGGTACATGTTGCGGCCCGCGCAATGA